The genomic DNA CTACAGTTCAACAAAACCAAACTAGTTTGTTTAAAATCATAGAGCCTAAGACTATTTATAAAGAAATTTATGTTCGTACCTTTGCTTTGAAATTTCTTACAAAACTTCCTGGAGACGAAGGAATATTAGATAACAATCAAGGGACTGGGTGGTTACTTGACTATCATAAATTTAAAAATGCTAATAATAAATATAAATTATTCATAGCAACAAACCTTCATGTTTTAAGTCATTTTAGTAATTCACTAAGTAAAGAGTTGAGCAGTAAACTTAACTATTATGATTCTCAAAGCGATAAAAAAGTTCTGGGTGTTGCTTTAGGTAAAACCCAAAAACCAGTAAATGATTTTAATCATGTTCCAAATAATAAGCCATCAGTAGAAAAAGCAAAAAATAATAATTGAAATGCAAATTATTATGGTAATACTGTCCCAACGGGAGAACATAGTCGCTGAGAAAGTACTTCACATAAAACCACTCCAACAGAAGCAATTAGTAGCCCTAAAATAGTTTTTGCTGCCCTTGATTTTATGAAAAAAGAAGCAATTTCCAAATACCAAGACAAATTAAATGAAGTAGTTAAGGAATTTGGGACTAGAAAATTACAAGAAAAAAGTGATTATCAATATAAACATGCCTGGGATGATTTAAATAGAGTGTCTAATGTACCAATGATGGTAGATTTTGGAATTTTTGAAATTGATGTTGATCTTGATAAAGCAGATGAAACATTAAAACAATGAGTAAAAGAAGCTATAGATGGTGTAGATAACTATCTAGCAAGGTTATCAAAAACAGCTGCACTTCCAAATCAAAATAAAGATGTTTCTAAATATTTGCAAACAGTAGACTATGTATCTGCATTTAAAACGCAAAAACATCCTAATAATCTAACCAAGGCAAAGGATGTTTATATTGCTGGTTACCCTGTTGATGGCAAGATTGCTTGATGAATGCAAAATAATCCATCTGAAAGATATGAAATGCAGGATGACAAGCAAAATCAAAGTATGAAATTTGATTTTCCTAAATTTGATCCAACTAAACCTTTTCCAATACTACCGCATAATTTTCCATTTCGTCGTAAACCAACAGAAGGTTTCTCTGAAAATAATGTAGAAGAAAAAATTAGTACAGTTACCCCAACAATTTTTGATTCTTATTGAGGAAGAGTTTTAGCAGCCTGATATGGTTTTCAATATAATGTTAACTTTTCTTCTTTGTACTATGGTGCATCAGGGTCATTAGCTTATAATGAATACGGACAAATGATTGGAATTTATAATGGTGTTAGTTCAAATGTTCAATTTGGAGACTTACTAAAAAATGGTTCAATTGCACCATTTTTACAGTCAAGTAATATAGAGGCTGGTGAGAATACTATTTATGCATACAATCTAATTGATGGTACTAACAAAACTCAATTTGGTATGCAAAAGAACTCATTTAGAGAGAATTTAAGAGTAATTTATCCAAATGGATT from Metamycoplasma alkalescens includes the following:
- a CDS encoding MIP family Ig-specific serine endopeptidase, with the translated sequence MSKQKLLLIPMISSISSLVLLTSCSKIENTKITESISENKPDSENNATREGNTNLNDNKDNKLINPTVQQNQTSLFKIIEPKTIYKEIYVRTFALKFLTKLPGDEGILDNNQGTGWLLDYHKFKNANNKYKLFIATNLHVLSHFSNSLSKELSSKLNYYDSQSDKKVLGVALGKTQKPVNDFNHVPNNKPSVEKAKNNNWNANYYGNTVPTGEHSRWESTSHKTTPTEAISSPKIVFAALDFMKKEAISKYQDKLNEVVKEFGTRKLQEKSDYQYKHAWDDLNRVSNVPMMVDFGIFEIDVDLDKADETLKQWVKEAIDGVDNYLARLSKTAALPNQNKDVSKYLQTVDYVSAFKTQKHPNNLTKAKDVYIAGYPVDGKIAWWMQNNPSERYEMQDDKQNQSMKFDFPKFDPTKPFPILPHNFPFRRKPTEGFSENNVEEKISTVTPTIFDSYWGRVLAAWYGFQYNVNFSSLYYGASGSLAYNEYGQMIGIYNGVSSNVQFGDLLKNGSIAPFLQSSNIEAGENTIYAYNLIDGTNKTQFGMQKNSFRENLRVIYPNGFEDGSKETKLFDKGY